CTGAGGCTGAAAGATTTACAATTTAGTTTTTGAAATGGGTTAATAACTGCAAGGTTTTATCTTTAGATATTTGTCCAACAGAACTTAAATTAGCAAGCTGTTGCCCTTGCTTATCATAAAATAGCATTGTGGGAATACCATAAATGTGGAACGCTTGACGAATTTTCGCTACGGCATCTGTCTTTTCACTGATATCAACCCGCAGATTTACTGAACCTCGCATGGCCTCAATAACGGCTGCTTGATTGAAGACATGCTTATCCATAGCTTGACAATCACTACACCACCCAGCAAAAAACTCAATAAAAACCCGTTGCTGATGTGTCTTTGCTTCAGCTAACTTTGCATTCAATTCCTCAAGTGTATGTACCCTAGTGAATGGTGCTTGTGTCACAAACTTGTTATCAGGTGTAGGTATAAAAGCTTGATAAGCCAATGCGCCCGCCCCCATCATAGATAACAATGCCAGGCCTTGCAGGAACCGTCCTCCCAAACGATGTTCCTGACGAAAAGCACCAAAAATCCATGCACTTATAAGCAAGACAACAATCCAGGACAAATCAACCCAAAACGGAGGCATAACACGACTTAATAACCAGACTGCCATTGCAAGCATCATTATGGCAAATACATGTTTGATCCGCACCATCCAAGGGCCAGAACTGGGTAAAAAACGACCATACCCTGCCCCAACAATTAATAATGGCAGTCCCATTCCTAAAGCCAACACAAAGAGCAATAACCCCCCTTCCGCAACGCGATTGCTCTGGGCAATATAAGTGAGAATGCCAATCAAAGGTGCAGTGACACAAGGTGAAACGACCAAAGTAGACAAAGATCCCATCAAAG
The DNA window shown above is from Legionella sp. PC997 and carries:
- the dsbD gene encoding protein-disulfide reductase DsbD, whose protein sequence is MKKLILSLLMAFVSFSVFASGISSANPADTMLFIQSHSPIFYLTAFFCLGVLLAFTPCVLPMVPILSSIITGQEAHTGRHAFKLSLGYVLGMAVTYAIAGMLAAWFGSTVQTLMQQPLIIGSFSILFIFMALWLLGVFELRVPIFARFTPKRKQHGILSATLMGSLSTLVVSPCVTAPLIGILTYIAQSNRVAEGGLLLFVLALGMGLPLLIVGAGYGRFLPSSGPWMVRIKHVFAIMMLAMAVWLLSRVMPPFWVDLSWIVVLLISAWIFGAFRQEHRLGGRFLQGLALLSMMGAGALAYQAFIPTPDNKFVTQAPFTRVHTLEELNAKLAEAKTHQQRVFIEFFAGWCSDCQAMDKHVFNQAAVIEAMRGSVNLRVDISEKTDAVAKIRQAFHIYGIPTMLFYDKQGQQLANLSSVGQISKDKTLQLLTHFKN